Within the Gadus chalcogrammus isolate NIFS_2021 chromosome 20, NIFS_Gcha_1.0, whole genome shotgun sequence genome, the region aatgcaataatcaatgcaggttgcattacaacacaatatggaTGCATGTAAAAAATAGGcttcagttttcttttctttttaatctttattttctatgtcattaaagaaaaagctgctcttgaattagaaggagttcttgtgtctggctgtgagtttgcacgcatgctatgcgtaggctgaatcgcaatcgtgtcaagacaaatcagattggccaatacacactgaagattaattaaataattttaaaattactaaAATTATCCCTCTGGCGAACAGCAAATtaaaagtttttgttttttttatcagattattaatttatctgcttcgagacggaatcgttctagagagaatcgcgatgcatcgaagaatcgattattttctCCACCCCTAGGCCACAGTAGAGGGGCCAGGGAGAGGGTGggccagggagagggggggccagggccagggtgTACCAGGGGCCACGGTAGAGGGGCCAGGGAGAGGGTGTACCAGGGGCCATAGTAGAGGGGCTAAAGGGGGTGTTGCCCTGGAGGGATTCGGGAACAGAGACCCATACTGTGGCGTAAATACCAACCAAATGCCAGTGAAagaacaaattaaataatttataaTTAGTCAGCACTTTTCTTTTGTAGCAAAATTATCTCATTTTTAAGCAAAATAAATCTGCTATACAAGAATATAATAATTCCTACGTGAAAAATGAGACTCCACAATTTGAAAGAAACAAACCAATGCAAAAGGAATAAAGGAATATTGTACTTCCAGACCAACGAGTTGGTGATGAGCTTGGAGGACGACGATACACTCATCCTTCGTCCAGGACTGACTCTGGCAGCTGCTGGAGTAGGTGAGGAGGACATACTGGCCAATACCTCAACGTTGTCTTTATTTATCACCACCTCATGTATAACAATTCACAAATTTATTACTAATAGTGCAGCCCGTTCAAAACCCTCCTTTTGGGAACCAGCCGACGGCTTAGCCTTTCACTGCTGCTCGCAGCATTCAACGATACAGCACTTTCCTGGGTGCAATACCTCTTCGGTATGGGCCAGTTGTTGCCGTTTCCTCGAGAACCACTCATCCAAACAAGTTCTCGCTGCACTTCAATCACCCGCCGAGTGTGAAGTCGGTCGAAGCGAGATAACATCAGGATGTGCAGACACCTGTTGTTATAGTCAGTGATATAACGGTAGTGCAGCCAGCATCCATTGATAGTAAATGTTTCATATGTCACATTATTttcattcatatataaatatcatacaTTACGATATTTTTCCGTTGTACCTATGGAGTTGATTTCAGTTGTAAGTTTATACCGTTGTGTTGTTACAGCTAATGAAACGGAGATGGCTTTCTTCAGTGGAAAAGACTATGGCCTTTTTAAGGCCAATCCTGAGACTGTGTGGTGATGACAGCACATGCCAAACAGGGAAACGTACAGCGTGctgcactgaaaaatgtgtgaAACGTACCAACAAGCTCAATGGAACACGCTACACGGACTGATGCTGCAGCTTTCGAGATAAACCTTCAAATAGAGACCAGAAAGGTTTCATTTTGGGCACCATTTAGTGTTTTGAAGATGTGTGGacggtttatttgtttaaaataaaggTTCACCTGTGTTGAGTATTAAGTTTGATCGATGCTTTCGTAGTCAGGAAATGCAGCAGAAGGCTCCTAAATATCACAGCTTTTCAATAAGTAGTATACTATGATTGCTGCATTACTTTTTTGATTACAATTTCATATTCTTCTGTTATGCGTTGACATTATCTAAAGATGAATAAAGCTGATGGGCCAGATTGGAGTCTTATTTCAGTGACTGAGTAGGTTTCTGCCCCAACCAAAATTGGGATGATTATAGCAATCCTGAAATAAGTAGTCAGGGTACAAATGTGTTGCTTCAGTGATATATATTTGCTATTTCACAGGATAAACAGTGCAGTCACTCCATTAGTATAAACATGTGTATAAGGATAAACATTACAGTATGAATGGTAAATAGACAATTGTAATTGTCTCAAACATTCCTGTTGCTTGTCCAATGGCGCTGAAGGCAACCTGAAACTAAttgtaaagcattttgcatgtgTAAACAAAATATATTGTGACGAAACAGGATAAAATGCGATAGTTCATGATTGACAGCGGGGAGCAGTGGATGAGACCCCAACAGGGCAGGGATGGCTGTCTATGCCATTATTTTGGCATATATTGTTGAAAAATAGCATCATGTAAGTATTATACAGGTAAAGGCAGCAAGTGTGTGGTGTAGTGTTAAACATTCGCCTGTGTATCCATCAGGTCTGGTCCATGAGGACCTGATAGAGAACGGGGTGAACCCAGCGTCGTCCTGATGGTGGTGTAGCATCTCATCAAGGAGACCTCTTAGACCATGCAGTAAAATATGCCTCACCACTGGTGGTTCCATTAGTCCCCCTCATCACTCACCATAGCAGGAGGCTGGCATGTGACAGTGGTGATAAACCACTTCCTTGAAAAATGGAGAAGACATCTCATTTTTTGTACTCTCCCGTTGTGACAGTAACTTCTAACAGCCACATCTGAATCAAGAACAACACTCTTGAAGAGGACTTTTAAGTAGACAAGTACATTTTTGCAACCAACATTATTAGGGTTCTTTAAGAGATTGTTTGGTCCTGAGATCACATATTTAAAATACACATTTCAGACCTGGCAGCGGAAATGGAAATCACCTGTTCATCAAGGTATGGAGCTTAAAATGACCTGTTCATATttgtagtcaatgctgatcgataGTGATTTCAAAAATGTTATGAAAAGGAAAAGGAGGAAATCACCTATAACTTATCCTACAACAAAAAATGCTGGCTAGCCCTTTGTTGATGAGAATCTTACTAACGACCCTCCAAATCCCCTCCCACTCACgctacacacacagccccttgtgtgtgagacacaaacacagccagtTAGGAGTGCACAGAACACCGTTATTGACTTATTTGAATACTAAAAGACATTCATCCCACACATTGGGACCTTAACATTTTAAACTATCCCTGTCCTATAAAGCATGTGGCTTTATTAGTATTGCACTATTTCATCAAACCTGAAGGACCAAATGCCATCCTAAGGATTCATCCAGTGCCAATGAGTTCAATTACATTTGATTTATATAGCCCTTAATCCCCTGTACAGACTCAAAgattaacaggccatatatttatgacatatttatattttttattcacagATGTAAGTGAATCTGAAGGCCATTTGACATATCTTCAATGCAGCATACAATAACTTGGCCATGTTTCTAGTTTTATGTCACAAGTTATCCCTGTAGTCTTCTGTAATCAActccaaataaaatataatgtacCTATTGCATGTATTGTGTGTGACTGACGACCCACAATTATTTAGATAGATCGAAGGCACCACCAATGAACCATCTTCTTTAATGATTCTAATGTATTTATATCCAAATATTAAAAAGTCCACACCTCTGGACTGTACACCATTGAATGGTCTCTTTGACCGACGAAGGCTATTAATATTGTCATTCATATTACAAGTCTTTCCAACTCAAAGTTGAATATCTAAAAAGTTTTTCACAGAATGAAACAAAATGTGGTCTAAAATGCATCTTTCAGTCAGCAGTCGTACCGTCAGAAAGACAACTAAAAAGAGACATCCATGTTCATCATCAGCTGAATCCATCCACAGTCCTGTGGCATCACACATTTTCTCACATCCTGGTTCCTCAGCCGTCTGCCACAACCCCATTGGTTATCCCTACTTCCTGGTCTGTCCGGGGCCTCTTGGTCTCCCAGCCGCGGCGGATCATTGTCAGCCTGCAGGCGAGGCAGGGCAGGGCGAGCAGCAGCCTGCCCACTAGCACCACGCAGGGCAGCACCAGGGCCAGGACAAACATGGGGGGGAGGTAGAAGGAGTACGAGCCCGGGGAGAAGGCCATGTCCCAGCCGAAGAAGAGCGTGTGCATCACGGTCAGCGTCAGCGCTGCGTAGCCCATGcccgactacacacacacacacacacacacacacacacacacacacacacacacacacacacacacacacacacacacacacacacacacacacacacacacacacacacacacacacacacacacacacgctgaattAAGTAGAGAAGTCAAATTCCCTCATAAAAAAATCGACCTATGAGGGAATGTTTAAATGAATGGTCTAAGCTGCATACATGCCCGCCACTGTGAACATTTATTGAAATTACCTATGTTCCCAAATCACATTATATTGTTTAGCTGGCCTCGTCACAATCCTTTTCTTACGTTACACATAATGTATTAGTTTATATATGGTTTATATAATCAGGCTTTGTTCTGACCTGGACAAACGTGAACTCCCTCCAGTTTAAGGTGTTTCCCACTGAGGGAAGAGAGGTAAGGGCCAACACACAGAGAACTCCAAATCCCAGAATTCCACTTGACAAGTAAAGGTCTGACCGCCacactttctcctccacccaGGAGTTAGGAATCTCTGCCCTCACCTAAAGAAGCAGAACCACAAACCCACCAGTTAACAAACCAACCAACGAGGGAAGTACAAAGAGTTAAGGTAAATACAAAAAGTATTGTAAGATGCATAGTGGATTGCAGCCAATACTGATACCTGTAAGGACATTATtagtttctttatttattcattgagcATTTACAACATGAACAAGCAGTCCTCTCCTGATAATCTGAGTATTACATAATGTGAGGATCTCTAGTGTTACTTGTGAATAATGCAGCGCTGTCCAGAGAGGACGTCAGAGATAGGTGTCACACTGAAGATATACAAAAGCCCTATGGAggacatgtgtgcacacacacaccaacacacacctgtctgtaGGCTGCGTTGAGGAGGTTGTACTGGGCAGCCCTGCGTATGGAGAGACACATACTGTAGATACCATGCAGCCCCGCACACAGAAAGCTTAGCAGGCCCAGCTGCTTGCGGCTGCCCAGCCAGCAGTCCAGCCAGCTGGGAAACCTCCTATACTTGGTTCCCCTCCTCAGCTGAAGGCCTGCAGCCAGCAAACCTGGGGACAAGAGCGTCAGATCTTTGAGAAGGTAATTtcacttcattgaatgatgttACAGAAGGGAGCCCTGAACTCAAGTCGTCCAAGTGTCTTCCAAGGTTCTGAGGTCGGAGGTCTTTTTAGGAGCCCACATCATTAGTGCAGTGGGTTGAGCAACTGAGACAACCTGGCTTTCAGAATGTGCCACTTGTgtactcccccccacccccccctcccggaaACCTGCATGTCTCCACTTCACGGCTAATTTAAGTCCTTTCCATGTTGTGTTGATGTAAGTCAAACGAGACCGTGAGGTTGTCACACTTTCATGTGAATGTCTAGGTATAACCTAAGTTAATGTAAGGGTTTTGATGTAGATAAAGTCTGAGGCAGGATCGGAcaacaatgcatcatgggaatcaACACCTGACAGGTCCTTCCTCCCCGAGGGAATAACACAGCAGGGGACAGCAGTGGGGGATCTACCTGGCAGGTAGACCAGCGCCAGGGTCACCATGGCGACGGCCGGCAGCGTCTGGTTGACGGTCTCCAGGGGCAGCTGATAGAAGTGGTTCTGGCCAGACGCCAGGTACGGGAAGAGCACGTACTTCATAGAGCCGTAGCcgtacaggaagaggaagaggaggagggtggtgagGACCGGCCCCCGCCACGAGGGGAAGGCGCGCAGGGGGGCCTCCTCGAGCGCCCCCGCGGCCCCCAGGCAGCCCATGTCCAGGGGGCTGAAGCCCATGCGGTGGGCCAGCTGCACCACCCCCGCCTTGGAGTCAGGGCCGTCACCGCAGATCAGCACctggcagggggcggggcataaggagggggggagggtcaggGTCTCATAGCAGTgcggtgaggaggggagagagagggtctggGTCTCAGAGCAGtgcggtgaggaggggggagagagggtcagGGTTTGAGAGCAGTCAGGACTAGGCGTGTTTTACAAGCGGCTCGAGTCCATCAGACTTTGGAACGCAGCCAACCCCTAACCTAAATAAGTAGAAATAAATCCTAGTAACCTTAATCAAGGTGCAACACATTATTGTCAACCCATCTGTTTATATTATCTTATACTAAAATGAATGAAGTATAAAGTGGgtgtagtttatttatttttaaatgttaaaaagGGTCAATGTGGGACAAACAAATAGGGGGCAGCATATAACCAGAAGGTTTTGGTGTCCATCCCTATTGCATTCTAAGTTGTCTGAACCAACAAACGCTAAGCAAAAAATATGACCACCGTAATATAAGTAACTACCTGTATTAGCCATCACAACGTATACAATGTTAGCATTAAAAGCTGTTTAATTACCAGTCTAAAGGAAGCaatgtgtgttagggttattgAGGGTCCCTTCACTGGCCAAGAGCATTCTCCAGCAGTGGAAAACAAAGCCATTGTCAAGTTTATTTTGCTTCTATTTCTATAATATCTTTTCTCTGAGGTTAGAATATGTTCCCTGGGCAGTGCTACTTCAACCCCCTTGATGGCAGGCCAGACACTGCATTGACCCTGACCTCTTGAGGTACAAATTGGTATTACGAAACGCTAGTTGCAGGTGCTACCTAGGCTATATCTGAAACATTCCTCGCAATGAACTTGTAGTCCAATTTTAAAGTTTCTAAACAAATAATTTGACACATTTCACGtgaaaaaaataagaagcaGCCATTTCTGAGCGAAATTGGTTAGATATGGCACAACCATCAGTAAGCTTAAATGGGCTGTGATGTCTGGAGGTGCCTGCCCTTAATGAGCCAATTTACATTTAGGACCGCTCTTGGCTAATTTCCGACccatcagggcatctcttccctgttTGGGTCAATCCATCGTGCCTGCCTATCACAGGGGCTTGAAATGAAGCATTTCCCaattgcagagagagaggtttggtTTAGCTTCAAAATCACGTCTGAACTTCTCTTTTGTGCCATCTGTCTTTCCATCTCTAGAATCGTACCCAACAGCTTTTACCTTAGTATTTCCTTCTCACCAGTTGAGCAGTACTACTATGCTCTTCTGGTCAAAGATCACCTGAAATCAGCTGACGTCCTCCTGACACGTACTTTATGATGTCTATGAACGGTTCAAAGTATTTCAATAAATACTAATTACCAATGAAAGTAGAAACTAAGCAAATATTGATGCATGGTATAATTATCCAAATCATTAAACAATCACATATTCCCTACATACCTGAGCATGCTCATTTTACACTTACATTGTACCAACAACTTATATCATATCCTATCATTATAACACCCTCAAATGATTCCTTTTTGCAGACATGATTCAATAGCATCACAATAATTAACTAATTATTCCCTTGTGTGCTGCTGACTGATTTGAACTAAAACCATTGCAGTTTTTGTAGATCATCCATTAGTATTGAGACAAGTTATTATAAAACAATATTCAAGAAATTATAAAAAGATTTCCAATTGATTGATAAAAAATGTATCAAATCCCAATGATATCCACACATTGAATAGTATTAAGTATTGTGTGGCCCCTACCTGCCTGCTGCCATCATGGGCCCCGGTCTGGAGACTCCAGGCGGAGACCCCGTTGAAGCCCTTCACCACGTGGCTCTGGGGGAACAGCCGGGCCAGCCTGTGGGCGTTGGACCCCCCCGCACCGCGGCCCAGCCTGTCCGCGTTGCTGACGTCCACCAGCACCTTCCCGGCCAGAGCCTCCCTCAGGCCCACCAGGCTGGGGTAGTGCTCAGGAAACAGAGCCACGAAGACCACCCTCTCCGCACCCAGCGCCGCCTCCATCTGCGACCCCAGCTCCGTCCCCTCGGGGAAGAGGCCCCTGGGGAGACGGGAGGGGTCCCGGCTGCCCACCAGCGCACGGTGACCGGAGGCCAGCAGCCTGGtgcagagagagcgggagaaatCTCCGGAGCCCAGGACGCCCACCGCAGGGTGGACACTGAGCCTGAGCTCCTCCTCGCTGTggaggacctccacctccacctcctcctcctcggatcCGGACTCCACAACCAGGGGGGCTCTCATCCCCCCCACAGACATGATGGACAGAGCGTCTCCACGAAGACACGGTCGAGGTCAGTGCAGGTTACTGCAGGGTAAAGATATGGGACGGAAGAGAGAATCGTGTGTATTGTAGTGAATGGTAAAGCAAAACCGCAGACTGTATACAAACACAGC harbors:
- the steap3 gene encoding metalloreductase STEAP3; amino-acid sequence: MSVGGMRAPLVVESGSEEEEVEVEVLHSEEELRLSVHPAVGVLGSGDFSRSLCTRLLASGHRALVGSRDPSRLPRGLFPEGTELGSQMEAALGAERVVFVALFPEHYPSLVGLREALAGKVLVDVSNADRLGRGAGGSNAHRLARLFPQSHVVKGFNGVSAWSLQTGAHDGSRQVLICGDGPDSKAGVVQLAHRMGFSPLDMGCLGAAGALEEAPLRAFPSWRGPVLTTLLLFLFLYGYGSMKYVLFPYLASGQNHFYQLPLETVNQTLPAVAMVTLALVYLPGLLAAGLQLRRGTKYRRFPSWLDCWLGSRKQLGLLSFLCAGLHGIYSMCLSIRRAAQYNLLNAAYRQVRAEIPNSWVEEKVWRSDLYLSSGILGFGVLCVLALTSLPSVGNTLNWREFTFVQSGMGYAALTLTVMHTLFFGWDMAFSPGSYSFYLPPMFVLALVLPCVVLVGRLLLALPCLACRLTMIRRGWETKRPRTDQEVGITNGVVADG